The stretch of DNA TTCACGTACAATATTCCATTTAACAAGTTCGCGTATTAGCTCAGGATTAGGAAAATCATCTTCGTTATATGCTAGAGGATAATTACTATGAAAAAGTTTTAAATAATAATATTTAATATTTAACGGTAAATCGTTTGCTTTAGTTTTAATTTCTTCAGGTGACTCCTCAAACCACCTTTTTATCTGATAATCCTCTATAGATGTTTTTATCCTTGGTATTTTATCAAAGTAGCGCAAACAAGGTTCCCACATGTAAGGAAATTCGTTTTCTTTTCGAAAGCGTTGTAGCCATTCTATTAATTCTGGCCAATCCCAATCAACTCCGCTTAACGCCTCCTTTATTTGTCTATCTAGGTACTTTTCGCCATTCAGAAACGCAGGTATCCAATATTCTCGGATTTTCTGCTTAGCATTTTCAGGCGCTACTATTCGGGATAAAACATTTTTAACTGTCTCTTGGATAATATCCTTCCCTTGACTGTTTTCAAATTTCTTCATTGAGGTTACCGAACGGCCTCCGCCGTTTCAACCAGGCGGAGCGCCCCCACCGGGCAGAGCTTGGTGCAGATGCCGCAGCCGTTGCAGAGCCCCTGGTCCACGACCAGCGTCAGCTCGTCGAGGAGGAGGGCCATCGTGGGACACACCCCCACACACCCCCCGCAGTACGCGCAGAGTCTACGGTCAATCTCGAGCATACACCGCCACCTGGCGCCTAAGCGGTTAACTAAGGATAGCACGCCCGGGCGTCCCGCGTCAACCGAATCGCGAGGACCCGCATGGTAAAAAACGGGCGAGACCCTTGACGAGCGCCATTTTCCGGGCTAATAAAGACCCGCAGCGGGGTGTGACCATGGAACGCGCGCGAGGAGTCGTAAGAATCGCGCCCACCAGGAACAAGGGGTGTAAACCCCTTGTCTCCTCGCCGACCGGACTCGCCGGGGCTCCTCTTTTTCTTGGGCGCCCAACTATCCCCGGAACCCCCGTCATCGGCCAGGTCAGCCCGATTGCGTCCCCTCATCGCCTCCGCGGGCGATTTTTTTCGTCCCGCCCTCCAGCCGGAGGCCGAGCTCGGCGAGCTGCGCCGGGTCCACGGCCGAGGGCGCGTCGGTGAGCGGGTCGTAGGCCCGCAGCGTCTTGGGGAAGGGGATCACCTCGCGGATGTTCTCCCGCCCCAGCATGAGGGCGATGAGCCGGTCCAGCCCCGGCGCGATGCCGGCGTGGGGCGGCGTGCCGTAGGACAGCCCCTCGAGGAAGAAGCCGAACCGCTCCCGAACCGCCTCCTCGGAGAGCCCCAGGGTGTGGAACACGCGGCGCTGGACCTCGTGGTCGTGAATCCGGGGGCTGCCCGAGGCTATCTCCACCCCGTTGACGACGATGTCGTAACTGGCCGAGCGGACCGAGAGCGGGTCGGATTCGAGCCGCTCCAGATCGTCGGGGTGGGGCATGGTGAAG from bacterium encodes:
- a CDS encoding 4Fe-4S binding protein yields the protein MLEIDRRLCAYCGGCVGVCPTMALLLDELTLVVDQGLCNGCGICTKLCPVGALRLVETAEAVR